The following proteins are co-located in the Synechococcus sp. PROS-U-1 genome:
- the csaB gene encoding polysaccharide pyruvyl transferase CsaB: protein MVRPAAPVLLLCGYYGEHNLGDDALLQVLVSSLPQPQQLLITARDPAPVLALAPSAQTVKRRSLLLCLRAALRADMLVLGGGSLLQDSTSFSSLVYYLLLMAVARFGGAEVVLWGQGLGPLQRPISRVLVRTVLPFCKAASWRDQRSFDLARHWAPKLSMVVAADPVWQMPAHPWIGGDAIVLSWRPTPLLDRSGWRRLTAALDLLSAELEAPVIWLAFHEHQDAPLLQHLSEEGLLPERLKARSSTLVPHSLEAVCELVQRARLVLPMRLHALILARLANCPMAALSYDPKVEAAAAMASVPCIHLTALPSVDGLLNLWRAEVDRPADPDQTEQLRRQASAHTDLLNRMEADVR, encoded by the coding sequence GTGGTCCGCCCCGCTGCACCTGTCCTGCTGCTTTGCGGCTATTACGGAGAGCACAATCTTGGCGATGACGCACTGCTTCAGGTGCTGGTGTCGTCACTTCCCCAGCCGCAGCAGCTGCTGATTACCGCCCGCGATCCGGCACCCGTTCTGGCTTTGGCTCCGTCGGCGCAGACGGTGAAGCGACGTTCCTTGCTGCTCTGTCTTCGTGCGGCCTTGCGGGCGGATATGCTGGTGCTTGGTGGCGGGAGCCTGCTGCAGGACAGCACCAGCTTCAGCAGCCTTGTCTATTACCTCCTGCTGATGGCGGTTGCCCGCTTTGGTGGAGCTGAGGTGGTGCTCTGGGGTCAGGGCCTTGGACCCTTGCAGCGTCCGATCAGTCGGGTGTTGGTCCGCACCGTTTTGCCTTTCTGCAAGGCAGCGAGTTGGAGGGATCAGCGCTCCTTTGATCTGGCCCGGCACTGGGCCCCAAAGCTGTCGATGGTGGTGGCTGCAGATCCGGTCTGGCAGATGCCGGCGCACCCCTGGATCGGTGGCGACGCCATTGTGTTGAGCTGGCGTCCGACACCACTGCTGGATCGCTCGGGCTGGCGTCGGTTGACGGCGGCTTTGGATCTGCTCAGTGCCGAGTTGGAGGCTCCGGTGATCTGGCTGGCGTTCCATGAACATCAGGACGCACCATTGCTGCAGCACCTGAGCGAAGAAGGTCTGCTGCCGGAGCGGTTGAAAGCGCGTAGCTCAACCCTGGTGCCGCACTCTCTGGAGGCCGTTTGCGAGCTGGTGCAGCGGGCGCGCCTGGTGCTGCCGATGCGATTGCACGCTTTGATTCTGGCCCGTCTGGCCAACTGTCCGATGGCTGCTCTCAGCTACGACCCGAAGGTGGAGGCCGCCGCAGCCATGGCCTCGGTGCCATGCATCCACTTGACGGCTCTTCCGTCTGTGGATGGCTTGCTGAACCTATGGCGGGCCGAAGTCGATCGCCCAGCGGATCCCGATCAGACCGAACAATTGCGACGCCAGGCATCAGCGCACACCGATCTGCTCAATCGGATGGAAGCCGACGTCCGGTGA
- a CDS encoding DUF2499 domain-containing protein, translated as MHALSLGTWWIHVASVIEWCVAIVLMHRRGLPGMAWAMLPALVSAMAACTWHLFDNSEALRGLVTLQALFTVIGNSTLAFAAWQLQRRRVEDGVVNEL; from the coding sequence ATGCACGCGTTGTCGCTCGGAACCTGGTGGATCCACGTCGCCTCCGTGATCGAGTGGTGTGTGGCGATCGTGTTGATGCATCGGCGCGGGCTGCCCGGCATGGCTTGGGCCATGCTTCCGGCCCTCGTCAGCGCGATGGCCGCCTGCACCTGGCATCTCTTTGACAACAGCGAAGCGCTGCGTGGTCTGGTCACCCTTCAGGCCCTGTTCACCGTGATCGGGAACAGCACCCTGGCTTTTGCGGCGTGGCAGCTCCAACGACGCCGGGTGGAGGACGGAGTGGTCAATGAGCTTTGA
- a CDS encoding DUF3593 domain-containing protein — protein MSFDPAPLFAVSLIPYLFFLFWLRRSEALPLLAERGFQLTLLFVAVTIAAAIAALRCCSAELVEIDWLHGGAEAFLTLGNTVLVIGLLLPTTKKG, from the coding sequence ATGAGCTTTGATCCCGCTCCCCTATTTGCGGTCTCGCTGATCCCTTATCTGTTTTTTCTCTTCTGGCTCCGCAGAAGTGAGGCCCTTCCGCTGCTGGCGGAACGCGGCTTTCAACTCACACTGCTGTTCGTTGCCGTCACAATTGCAGCCGCCATCGCAGCTCTGCGTTGCTGCTCAGCGGAACTGGTAGAAATCGACTGGTTGCACGGGGGCGCAGAAGCCTTCTTAACGCTCGGCAACACCGTTCTTGTGATCGGACTGCTGCTGCCGACAACCAAGAAAGGGTGA
- the psaK gene encoding photosystem I reaction center subunit PsaK has translation MLTHLFAIAPATVSWSPKVALVMILCNVVAIMVGKATIKHPNEGAALPNSTFFGGMGHAAMLGTTSLGHIIGIGAIQGLAARGVL, from the coding sequence ATGCTGACCCACCTTTTCGCGATCGCTCCCGCCACAGTGTCCTGGTCTCCCAAGGTCGCCTTGGTGATGATCCTCTGCAATGTGGTTGCCATCATGGTCGGCAAGGCCACGATTAAGCACCCCAACGAAGGCGCTGCACTTCCCAACTCCACCTTCTTCGGTGGAATGGGACATGCAGCCATGCTCGGAACCACCAGCCTTGGCCACATCATCGGCATTGGTGCGATCCAGGGCCTGGCAGCCCGCGGTGTGCTCTGA
- a CDS encoding NAD(P)/FAD-dependent oxidoreductase, translating into MSVLIVGAGPSGARLAIQLARRGAEVTLVDRLMDPDRNAYSSAALPLEAVLRLGLPDEIIAATWQGWQLHDPSGLVHQWWSDDDLGVVLDFGRLRSFLWSEARRHGVELIPGCRAVLKSLSAENATVQLQTRDGVESLLSVRWLIDATGARRDLLQQAGVKPNPADPLLQGIGVEWLLQADDRHAASWRDRISFFLGTPWISHGYGWIFPMQGQRLKVGVCQLPPPHRQTPGSLAQPLQRLIHRCGLSDCLVLDRHGGPVSSSISRSEALGVDALLAVGDAASTANLLGGEGIRHAMDNADQLADLLIADGMSGDSATIPHRYRQLLDAQRSWRWSVSGRLARRTWWGLNNCRADQRLERLINGLSSTAKASALSELLFEYRFERYGLRLLPYLL; encoded by the coding sequence GTGTCGGTTCTAATCGTTGGTGCGGGGCCTTCCGGTGCTCGCCTGGCGATCCAACTGGCGCGCAGGGGTGCTGAGGTCACCCTGGTGGATCGCTTGATGGATCCGGATCGCAATGCCTATTCCAGCGCAGCTCTTCCTCTGGAGGCTGTTCTTCGGCTTGGCCTGCCGGATGAAATCATCGCCGCAACCTGGCAGGGCTGGCAGCTGCACGATCCTTCCGGTCTTGTGCATCAGTGGTGGTCTGACGACGATCTGGGGGTGGTGCTCGACTTCGGCAGGCTCCGTTCCTTTCTCTGGTCGGAAGCGCGTCGCCATGGTGTGGAGTTGATTCCTGGCTGTCGGGCAGTTCTGAAAAGCCTTAGCGCAGAGAACGCCACCGTGCAGCTGCAGACGCGCGATGGTGTGGAGTCGTTGCTCTCAGTCCGGTGGCTGATTGACGCCACGGGTGCTCGTCGCGATCTGCTTCAGCAGGCTGGTGTCAAGCCCAATCCAGCTGATCCGCTGCTGCAGGGGATCGGTGTCGAGTGGCTGCTTCAAGCCGATGATCGCCACGCCGCATCCTGGCGGGATCGGATCAGTTTTTTTCTGGGGACACCCTGGATCAGCCACGGATACGGCTGGATCTTCCCTATGCAAGGACAACGGCTGAAGGTGGGTGTCTGTCAGCTTCCTCCGCCCCATCGTCAGACCCCCGGCAGCCTGGCGCAGCCCCTGCAGCGGTTGATTCACCGCTGCGGCTTGTCCGACTGTCTCGTTCTGGATCGTCATGGTGGGCCTGTTTCCAGCTCGATCTCCCGATCTGAAGCGCTGGGTGTCGATGCGCTGTTGGCGGTTGGAGATGCGGCCAGTACAGCCAATCTTCTCGGTGGAGAGGGCATCCGCCATGCGATGGACAATGCCGATCAACTGGCCGATCTGTTGATCGCTGATGGGATGAGCGGCGACTCAGCAACCATTCCCCATCGCTACAGACAGTTACTTGATGCGCAGCGGAGCTGGCGATGGTCGGTGTCAGGCCGTCTGGCGCGGCGCACCTGGTGGGGGCTCAACAATTGCCGGGCTGATCAACGACTCGAACGTCTGATCAATGGACTTTCTTCCACAGCAAAAGCAAGTGCTCTCTCTGAGCTGCTGTTTGAGTACAGATTCGAGCGTTACGGCTTACGCCTGTTGCCCTATCTGCTTTGA
- the dxs gene encoding 1-deoxy-D-xylulose-5-phosphate synthase — MHLGDLKHPNELHGLSPAQLEDVARQIRERHLQVVSTSGGHLGPGLGVVELTLALYQTLDLDHDRVIWDVGHQAYPHKLITGRFNDFDSLRQQRGVAGYLKRSESGFDHFGAGHASTSISAALGMAMARDNKGESYKCVAVIGDGALTGGMALEAINHAGHLPNTPLLVVLNDNDMSISPPVGALSSVLNRARLSPPMQFISGSVEESVRHLPFMGGELPAELNRLKGSMRRLAVPKVGAVFEELGFTYMGPIDGHDMGEMVRTFQAAHREGGPVLVHVVTKKGKGYPYAEADQVGYHAQSAFDLNTGKAIPSSKPKPPSYSKVFGQTLVKLCEQNSRVVGITAAMATGTGLDLLQKAIPDQYVDVGIAEQHAVTLAAGMACEGLRPVCAIYSTFLQRAYDQLIHDVGIQKLPVTFVLDRAGIVGADGPTHQGQYDISYMRAIPNFTVMAPKDEAELQQMLVTCLSHDGPTALRIPRGSGEGVPLMEEGWESLPIGRGELLREGDDLMIVAYGAMVAPALATATLLEEAGLSTTVINARFLRPLDQALIHPLARRIPRVVTMEEGALPGGFGAAVLESLSDQDITVSMLRIGIPDQLVDHATPQQSKEALGLTPAQMAERILERFSKAAGDLPSSASIKALQA, encoded by the coding sequence ATGCATCTCGGAGATCTCAAGCATCCGAATGAACTGCACGGACTCAGCCCGGCTCAACTCGAGGATGTGGCTCGGCAGATCCGTGAGCGGCACTTGCAGGTGGTGTCGACCAGTGGTGGCCACCTCGGCCCTGGCCTCGGAGTTGTGGAGCTCACGCTTGCTCTTTACCAAACGCTTGACCTTGACCACGACCGTGTCATCTGGGATGTCGGTCATCAGGCCTACCCGCACAAACTGATCACGGGGCGGTTCAACGACTTTGACTCCCTGCGCCAACAGCGTGGGGTGGCCGGCTACCTCAAGCGTTCGGAGAGTGGCTTCGATCACTTCGGAGCCGGTCACGCGAGCACCTCGATATCCGCTGCGCTGGGGATGGCGATGGCGCGGGACAACAAGGGTGAGTCGTACAAATGCGTTGCTGTCATCGGTGATGGTGCCCTGACAGGCGGCATGGCCCTGGAAGCCATCAATCACGCGGGGCACCTTCCCAATACTCCGCTCCTGGTGGTGCTGAACGACAACGACATGTCGATATCCCCACCGGTGGGAGCCCTATCGAGTGTTCTGAACCGTGCGCGGCTTAGCCCACCGATGCAGTTCATCTCGGGGAGTGTCGAAGAGAGTGTTCGTCACCTGCCGTTCATGGGTGGAGAGCTTCCGGCGGAGCTCAATCGTCTGAAGGGGAGCATGCGACGACTCGCTGTCCCCAAAGTCGGTGCCGTGTTCGAAGAACTCGGTTTCACCTACATGGGTCCGATCGACGGCCATGACATGGGTGAGATGGTGCGCACCTTCCAGGCGGCTCACCGTGAGGGTGGTCCTGTTCTGGTGCATGTGGTCACCAAAAAGGGCAAGGGCTATCCCTATGCCGAGGCCGATCAGGTCGGCTATCACGCGCAATCAGCCTTCGATCTCAATACGGGTAAGGCGATCCCCTCGTCCAAACCCAAGCCTCCCAGCTACAGCAAGGTCTTTGGTCAGACCCTCGTCAAGCTGTGCGAGCAAAACAGTCGCGTGGTGGGAATCACTGCGGCAATGGCCACCGGCACCGGCCTCGACCTGCTGCAGAAGGCCATTCCCGACCAGTACGTGGACGTCGGTATTGCCGAGCAGCATGCCGTCACCCTGGCAGCCGGCATGGCCTGCGAAGGGTTGCGTCCTGTTTGCGCGATCTACAGCACCTTCCTGCAGCGGGCCTACGACCAGTTGATCCATGACGTAGGAATCCAAAAACTACCGGTCACCTTCGTTCTGGATCGTGCTGGCATCGTTGGTGCCGATGGGCCGACGCACCAGGGTCAATACGACATCAGCTACATGCGTGCCATTCCCAATTTCACGGTGATGGCTCCGAAGGATGAGGCTGAGCTGCAGCAAATGCTGGTGACCTGCCTCAGTCACGACGGACCGACAGCCCTGCGCATTCCCCGGGGATCGGGTGAAGGAGTGCCCTTGATGGAAGAGGGTTGGGAATCCCTGCCGATCGGCCGTGGAGAACTGCTGCGGGAAGGTGACGACTTGATGATCGTTGCCTACGGCGCCATGGTGGCGCCGGCTCTTGCCACAGCGACCCTTCTTGAGGAAGCAGGTCTTTCGACCACGGTGATCAATGCCCGGTTCCTGCGGCCGCTGGACCAGGCCCTCATTCATCCTCTGGCTCGACGCATCCCCCGTGTGGTCACCATGGAGGAGGGAGCCCTTCCCGGAGGATTTGGGGCCGCCGTTCTCGAGTCGTTGAGCGATCAGGACATCACTGTCTCAATGCTGCGGATCGGCATTCCCGATCAGCTGGTCGATCACGCCACTCCTCAACAGAGCAAGGAAGCTCTTGGCCTAACTCCTGCACAGATGGCTGAACGCATCCTTGAGCGCTTCAGCAAGGCCGCTGGTGATCTGCCATCCAGCGCTTCGATCAAGGCTCTGCAAGCCTGA
- the ilvA gene encoding threonine ammonia-lyase, biosynthetic — MTDYLQRILRARVYDVARETPLDHAPNLSRRLNNTVWLKREDLQPVFSFKLRGAYNRMAQLSSDELKRGVIASSAGNHAQGVALSALRLGCRAVIVMPSTTPEVKVRAVRALGGDVVLHGETYDECSAEAQRRCKADGLTFIHPFDDPEVIAGQGTIGMEIMRQAEQTPNAIYVAVGGGGLIAGIAAYVKRLWPETEVIGVEPIDADALTRSLEQGQRVELEQVGLFADGVAVRKVGEHTFELAQQFVDRMVRVDTDAICAAIKDVFEDTRSILEPAGALAIAGLKQDVADRNLAGRNLVAVACGANMNFDRLRFIAERAELGEEREAMLAVEIPESPGSLRRLCELLRERSLTEFSYRMTDGATAQIFIGVQVKDEADRSSLLSQLEQGGFPSLDLSNNEFAKVHLRHMVGGRLPSSARTACAGECRELLYRFEFPERPGALMSFVDALHPGWSISIFHYRNHGADVGRIVVGVLVPEQEMEGWTGFLNALGYRHWDETNNPAYGLFL; from the coding sequence ATGACCGACTACCTGCAGCGGATCCTGCGCGCCCGCGTTTATGACGTGGCGCGTGAAACTCCCCTGGATCACGCCCCCAATCTGAGCCGCCGGCTGAACAACACGGTCTGGCTGAAGCGAGAGGACCTCCAGCCGGTGTTCTCCTTCAAACTGCGTGGCGCTTACAACCGCATGGCGCAGCTCAGCTCAGACGAACTGAAACGCGGTGTCATTGCCTCCAGTGCGGGCAACCATGCCCAGGGCGTGGCGCTCAGTGCCCTACGACTTGGCTGTCGAGCGGTGATTGTGATGCCCAGCACCACCCCGGAGGTGAAGGTGCGCGCCGTACGCGCGTTGGGAGGGGACGTGGTGCTCCATGGCGAGACCTACGACGAATGTTCCGCGGAAGCCCAGCGACGCTGCAAGGCCGACGGCCTGACCTTCATCCACCCCTTTGACGATCCGGAGGTGATCGCGGGTCAGGGGACGATCGGGATGGAGATCATGCGCCAAGCCGAGCAGACACCAAACGCCATCTACGTGGCTGTCGGAGGAGGCGGCCTGATCGCAGGGATTGCTGCCTACGTCAAACGGCTCTGGCCAGAGACCGAGGTGATTGGTGTGGAGCCGATCGATGCTGATGCCCTGACCCGCTCCCTGGAACAGGGACAGCGAGTGGAACTGGAACAGGTGGGGCTGTTTGCCGATGGCGTCGCCGTGAGAAAGGTGGGCGAACACACCTTTGAGCTGGCTCAGCAGTTCGTCGATCGGATGGTTCGGGTCGATACCGATGCCATCTGTGCCGCCATCAAGGACGTCTTTGAAGACACCCGCTCCATTCTTGAACCAGCTGGTGCACTTGCGATTGCAGGGCTGAAGCAGGACGTGGCCGATCGCAACCTGGCAGGGCGCAATCTCGTGGCGGTGGCCTGCGGGGCCAACATGAATTTCGACCGCCTGCGCTTCATCGCCGAACGGGCTGAGCTCGGTGAAGAGAGAGAAGCGATGTTGGCCGTGGAGATTCCCGAATCACCCGGCAGCCTCAGGCGCCTCTGTGAACTTCTGCGGGAGCGCAGCCTCACCGAATTCAGCTACCGCATGACCGATGGCGCCACAGCGCAAATCTTCATCGGTGTGCAAGTCAAGGATGAGGCCGACCGGTCATCACTGCTGAGCCAACTTGAGCAGGGAGGCTTTCCATCGCTCGATCTCAGCAACAACGAATTCGCCAAGGTGCACCTACGTCACATGGTGGGAGGCCGGCTGCCGTCTTCAGCGCGGACGGCCTGCGCCGGGGAATGCCGGGAACTGCTCTATCGCTTCGAATTCCCCGAACGCCCAGGTGCCTTGATGAGCTTTGTCGATGCACTCCATCCCGGATGGAGCATCAGCATCTTCCACTACAGAAACCACGGTGCCGACGTGGGACGAATCGTGGTGGGAGTTCTGGTGCCGGAACAGGAGATGGAGGGGTGGACTGGATTCCTGAATGCCCTCGGGTATCGCCACTGGGATGAAACAAACAACCCGGCCTATGGCCTGTTCCTCTGA
- the scpB gene encoding SMC-Scp complex subunit ScpB gives MSSPSLATRLEAILYLKGRPVSVGELAELADSDRRAVEEALVALTASYAQRDSALEIVEQSGRYGLQLRPGMGDLVKDLLPVNLTTATLRTLATIALKKRILQSDLVDLRGSGAYDHIKELLAQEFIERRRQSEGRSYWITLTEKFHRTFSVLPDIGVGADQPAEAA, from the coding sequence ATGTCGTCTCCATCCCTGGCCACGCGGCTCGAGGCGATTCTTTACCTCAAGGGCAGACCCGTCAGCGTCGGGGAACTGGCTGAGCTGGCCGACTCCGATCGACGAGCGGTTGAGGAAGCTCTTGTGGCTCTCACCGCCTCCTACGCCCAGCGTGACAGTGCCCTGGAGATCGTTGAGCAGAGCGGTCGCTACGGACTGCAGCTAAGGCCAGGCATGGGTGATCTGGTGAAAGACCTGCTGCCAGTGAATCTCACTACAGCGACGTTGCGAACCCTCGCCACCATCGCTCTGAAGAAAAGGATCCTCCAATCGGATCTCGTTGATCTGCGCGGATCGGGTGCCTATGACCACATCAAGGAGCTGCTGGCCCAGGAGTTCATTGAACGCCGTCGACAGAGTGAAGGCCGTTCCTACTGGATCACCCTCACCGAAAAATTCCATCGCACCTTCTCCGTGCTTCCTGATATCGGGGTAGGAGCGGATCAACCGGCCGAAGCTGCATAG
- a CDS encoding YggT family protein: MDTTALTSGLAVLLEVLATAVNIYLLVLFVRVLLSWFPNMAGNPVVGGVASITDPYLNIFRGVIPPLGGIDLSALLAFITLNLLQSLLMGSSAKFAAMSQVF; encoded by the coding sequence GTGGACACAACAGCTCTCACAAGTGGCCTTGCAGTTCTGCTTGAAGTACTCGCCACGGCAGTGAACATTTACCTGTTGGTCCTGTTCGTTCGTGTTCTGCTCAGCTGGTTCCCCAACATGGCCGGCAACCCCGTCGTGGGTGGGGTTGCCTCGATAACCGATCCATACCTGAACATCTTTCGCGGTGTTATCCCCCCGCTCGGCGGCATCGACCTCTCTGCACTTCTTGCATTCATCACCCTCAACCTTTTGCAAAGCCTGCTGATGGGCTCCAGCGCTAAATTCGCGGCGATGAGCCAGGTATTTTGA
- a CDS encoding nucleoside triphosphate pyrophosphohydrolase family protein — protein sequence MEMNSYQYAARKTAAYPDVGCNPIYPTLGLTGEAGEVADKVKKVIRDRQGVFDQETCEAIKLELGDVLWYVAQLASELGYDLEQVAEANLQKLSSRAARGRIGGSGDQR from the coding sequence ATGGAGATGAATTCCTATCAGTACGCCGCTCGAAAGACGGCTGCCTACCCGGATGTGGGCTGCAATCCGATCTATCCGACCCTTGGTTTGACCGGTGAAGCAGGCGAGGTGGCCGACAAGGTCAAGAAGGTGATTCGCGATCGTCAGGGGGTCTTTGATCAGGAGACGTGCGAAGCAATCAAGCTCGAACTGGGTGATGTGCTTTGGTATGTCGCCCAACTGGCGAGCGAACTGGGTTATGACCTGGAACAGGTGGCTGAAGCCAACCTCCAGAAACTGTCGAGCCGAGCCGCCCGTGGGCGCATTGGCGGCAGCGGTGACCAACGTTGA
- the pyk gene encoding pyruvate kinase has translation MGQFDLNRRTKIVATIGPATESPQRIKELVRAGATTFRLNFSHGDHSEHAARIATIRQVSEELGQTIGILQDLQGPKIRLGRFAEGPITLANGDPFTLTSRPVSCDKTIATVTYDKLADEVTAGSRILLDDGRVEMKVDAVDQAQQTLHCTVTVGGVLSNNKGVNFPDVQLSVRALTDKDKTDLAFGLSQGVDWVALSFVRNPSDMEEIRGLIREQGHETPVVAKIEKFEAIDQIDSILPLCDGVMVARGDLGVEMPAEEVPLLQKELIRKANSLGIPIITATQMLDSMASSPRPTRAEVSDVANAILDGTDAVMLSNETAVGDFPVEAVQTMATIAQRIEKDYPQRSIDSHLPSTIPNALSGAVSTIASQLNASAIVPLTKSGATARNVSKFRPAAPILAVTPDRTVACRLQLVWGVTPLVIPQGERTTQTFHAAMVKARELNLLKEGDLVVQSAGTHAGVSGSTDLVKVSIVSNEAEATLL, from the coding sequence ATGGGCCAGTTCGACCTGAACAGACGGACCAAGATCGTGGCCACCATTGGACCAGCAACCGAGAGCCCGCAGAGAATTAAGGAGCTGGTACGGGCTGGCGCGACCACTTTCAGGCTGAACTTCTCCCACGGGGACCACAGCGAACACGCGGCACGTATCGCCACGATTCGTCAGGTGTCTGAAGAACTAGGGCAGACCATCGGCATCCTTCAGGATCTTCAGGGTCCGAAAATTCGGTTAGGGCGATTCGCCGAGGGTCCGATCACCCTGGCCAATGGAGATCCGTTCACGCTCACGTCAAGGCCAGTGAGCTGTGACAAGACAATCGCAACGGTGACCTACGACAAGCTGGCCGACGAGGTCACAGCTGGAAGCCGGATCCTTCTCGATGACGGCCGTGTGGAGATGAAGGTTGATGCCGTCGACCAAGCGCAGCAGACCCTGCATTGCACCGTCACTGTGGGCGGTGTTCTCTCGAACAACAAGGGCGTCAACTTCCCGGATGTTCAGCTCTCCGTCCGTGCCTTAACGGACAAAGACAAGACCGACCTGGCCTTTGGGCTCAGTCAAGGAGTGGACTGGGTCGCCCTCAGCTTTGTTCGCAACCCCTCCGACATGGAGGAGATCCGCGGGTTGATCCGTGAACAAGGCCATGAAACCCCTGTGGTGGCCAAGATTGAAAAGTTTGAGGCCATCGATCAGATCGATTCCATCCTTCCGCTGTGTGACGGTGTGATGGTGGCTCGTGGCGATCTGGGCGTGGAGATGCCGGCCGAGGAAGTGCCGTTGTTGCAGAAGGAGCTGATCCGCAAAGCGAACAGCCTGGGCATTCCCATCATCACTGCCACTCAGATGCTGGATTCGATGGCCTCCAGCCCACGGCCGACCCGTGCCGAAGTCAGCGATGTGGCCAACGCCATTCTTGACGGGACCGACGCTGTGATGCTGTCCAACGAAACCGCGGTGGGTGATTTCCCCGTGGAGGCCGTCCAGACCATGGCGACCATCGCGCAACGGATTGAAAAGGACTATCCCCAACGATCCATCGACAGCCACCTGCCCAGCACCATCCCCAACGCGCTGAGTGGTGCGGTCAGCACGATCGCAAGCCAGCTCAATGCTTCAGCCATCGTTCCACTCACCAAAAGTGGGGCGACAGCACGCAACGTCAGCAAGTTTCGTCCGGCGGCACCAATCCTGGCCGTGACTCCTGATCGCACCGTTGCCTGTCGCCTTCAACTGGTCTGGGGAGTGACCCCTCTGGTGATTCCCCAGGGGGAACGCACCACGCAGACGTTCCATGCGGCCATGGTCAAGGCCAGAGAGCTGAATCTGCTCAAAGAGGGCGATCTCGTGGTTCAGTCAGCTGGGACCCATGCAGGCGTATCCGGATCCACGGATCTGGTCAAGGTGAGCATCGTCAGCAACGAAGCTGAAGCGACACTGCTCTAA
- a CDS encoding ABC transporter permease: MNRRMPATETVRMALTTLRSNRLRSLLTMVGIVIGNASVITLVGVGRGAQGLAEEQLTNLGANVLFVVPGNNNTRRQGITRPKTLVIEDAKAIAEQVPSVKRVAPQINSNQVVQAGARSATSSIYGVTPEFVPVRSFEVAKGRFISNQDESSARAVAVLGSDLRTKLFPTGAAIGQQVRIGNQAFKVIGVMAPKGAVFGSNQDENAYIPLSTMVSRITGRDPIYGVSLTFISVEARDEQSTSAAKFQITNLLRQRHRILRDDDFAVRSQKDALTIVGTITGGLTLMLAAIGGISLLVGGIGIMNIMLVSVSERTEEIGLRKALGARSSDVLQQFLVESLVLASLGGAIGTLVGLGTVSLVAAFTPLPAAIGATTVVVTVGLSGSIGLFFGVVPARRAAKLDPIVALRSL; encoded by the coding sequence ATGAATCGGCGCATGCCCGCCACGGAAACGGTGCGGATGGCCCTCACCACCCTGCGGAGCAATCGTCTTCGCAGCCTGCTCACGATGGTGGGCATCGTGATCGGCAACGCTTCGGTGATCACCCTGGTTGGGGTGGGCCGAGGAGCACAGGGGCTTGCTGAGGAGCAGCTGACCAACCTTGGAGCCAATGTTCTGTTTGTGGTTCCGGGGAACAACAACACCCGTCGACAGGGAATAACCCGTCCGAAGACCCTTGTTATTGAAGACGCAAAAGCCATTGCGGAACAGGTCCCCAGCGTCAAGCGGGTGGCTCCCCAAATCAACAGCAACCAGGTGGTTCAGGCTGGGGCACGCAGTGCCACAAGTTCGATCTACGGCGTCACACCGGAATTCGTGCCGGTTCGCAGCTTTGAGGTGGCCAAGGGTCGTTTCATCAGCAACCAGGACGAATCGAGCGCAAGGGCCGTGGCCGTTCTCGGCTCGGATCTGCGCACAAAACTATTTCCAACCGGTGCTGCCATCGGTCAGCAGGTTCGGATCGGCAATCAGGCCTTCAAGGTCATCGGTGTCATGGCCCCAAAAGGAGCCGTGTTCGGCAGCAACCAGGATGAGAATGCCTACATCCCGCTTTCAACGATGGTGAGCCGGATCACCGGTCGGGATCCGATTTACGGCGTCAGCCTCACCTTCATCAGTGTTGAAGCCAGAGATGAACAAAGCACCAGCGCAGCGAAATTTCAGATCACCAACCTGCTGCGGCAGCGTCACCGGATTCTTCGGGATGACGATTTCGCGGTGCGATCCCAGAAGGATGCCCTCACCATCGTCGGCACCATCACCGGAGGACTCACCCTGATGCTCGCGGCCATCGGGGGAATCTCCCTGCTGGTGGGCGGCATCGGGATCATGAACATCATGCTGGTCTCCGTGAGCGAACGAACCGAAGAGATCGGCCTGCGCAAGGCTTTGGGGGCCCGCAGCAGCGATGTGCTCCAGCAGTTTCTGGTGGAGTCACTAGTCCTCGCCAGCCTGGGCGGTGCCATCGGCACCTTGGTTGGCCTGGGAACAGTGAGCCTCGTGGCTGCATTCACACCCCTCCCAGCAGCAATTGGTGCGACGACTGTGGTTGTCACCGTTGGGCTCTCAGGATCCATCGGACTGTTCTTCGGTGTCGTACCCGCCCGACGAGCCGCCAAGCTCGATCCGATTGTTGCCCTGAGAAGCCTTTGA